In Papaver somniferum cultivar HN1 chromosome 1, ASM357369v1, whole genome shotgun sequence, a genomic segment contains:
- the LOC113348814 gene encoding uncharacterized protein LOC113348814: MRVLFWNINGVARDVAQDKLKELIREFKPDIFGIAEPKVPCSAGFRYGLLREGYSSHVINNASSSSIANIWVCYSNTLNLSIVNVSKQAITVEVDGVHVSFVHASYIQVTRRSLWQQLVSSGDGIPWLFIGDFNCILRLDEKKGGLEPRTSAINEFSDWLDDNNLFEADALGSKFTWTNRQSGMTRIVNKLDRAIINAAWLEKFENWRCKALPREVYDHSTLLGFPFGVPRPKRAPFRVQKMWFLHCDYLRMVRDSWSMPISGSFDFIFTQKLKRLKGVIKERNLSVFGNVHSKLKQDQLRFEAVTLLSDENPDDITKLNIMKDAMAKLNDTRAQLNTMLKQKSRNKWLVEGSSNTNFFHNSIRIRRSSNTISELVDSAGNTISDYELLRNHVVHYYEDKFNGPELEIDPILFDYSHISISEEESLAMDRIPSSEEIKQALFDLGADSAPGPDGFSVCFYRHCWDIIQDDLLRDVIYCWNSGHIPNGVNSSLIVLIPKVRVANSLRNFRPIGLSNFFFKIFTKILATRLGRFFVGMVSRSIGALGFLISSILLESLFS, from the coding sequence ATGCGGGTGTTGTTTTGGAATATCAATGGAGTTGCACGTGATGTAGCTCAAGATAAACTAAAGGAGTTGATTAGAGAGTTTAAACCagatatttttggtattgctGAACCAAAAGTTCCCTGTTCTGCTGGGTTCAGATATGGTTTGCTAAGAGAAGGTTATTCTTCTCATGTTATTAATAATGCTTCTTCTTCTAGTATTGCTAATATTTGGGTTTGTTATTCAAATACTCTAAATCTTTCAAttgttaatgtcagtaagcaggcAATAACAGTTGAGGTGGATGGTGTACATGTTTCTTTTGTCCATGCTAGCTATATTCAGGTTACTAGGAGGAGTCTTTGGCAGCAACTTGTTAGTTCTGGTGATGGTATTCCTTGGTTATTCATTGGGGATTTTAACTGTATTCTTCGTTTggatgagaagaagggtggtcTTGAACCTAGAACCTCAgctattaatgagttttcagatTGGTTGGATGACAACAATCTCTTTGAAGCTGATGCTTTGGGAAGTAAGTTCACTTGGACGAATAGACAATCAGGTATGACTAGAATTGTTAATAAACttgatcgtgctattattaatgcgGCTTGGCTTGAAaaatttgagaattggcggtgtaaagctcttcctagggaagtttatGACCATTCTACTCTTTTAGGTTTTCCTTTTGGTGTTCCAAGACCCAAAAGAGCTCCTTTTCGAGTTCAAAAGATGTGGTTCTTACATTGTGATTACCTTCGTATGGTTAGAGATAGTTGGAGTATGCCTATTTCTGggtcttttgattttattttcactCAAAAATTAAAGAGACTAAAAGGAGTTATCAAGGAACGGAATCTTAGTGTTTTTGGTAATGTGCATTCTAAGTTAAAGCAGGATCAGTTGAGGTTTGAGGCAGTTACTCTTCTTTCTGATGAAAACCCGGATGACATTACAAAGTTAAATATTATGAAGGATGCTATGGCTAAACTTAATGATACTCGTGCTCAGTTGAATACTATGCTTAAGCAGAAATCTAGAAATAAGTGGCTTGTGGAGGGTTCAAGTAACACTAATTTCTTTCATAATAGCATTAGAATTCGTAGAAGTTCTAACACTATCTCTGAACTTGTTGACAGTGCAGGCAATACTATTTCTGATTATGAGCTGCTTAGAAATCATGTTGTGCACTATTATGAGGATAAGTTTAATGGGCCGGAGTTGGAGATTGATCCTATTTTATTTGACTATAGTCATATTAGCATCTCGGAGGAGGAAAGTTTAGCCATGGACAGAATTCCAtcttctgaggagattaaacaaGCATTGTTTGATCTAGGGGCAGACAGTGCTCCAGGGCCGGATGGGTTTTCTGTATGTTTCTATAGACACTGCTGGGATATTATTCAAGATGACTTATTAAGAGACGTTATTTATTGCTGGAATTCTGGTCATATCCCAAATGGGGTAAATTCTAGCCTAATTGTCTTGATTCCCAAGGTAAGAGTTGCTAATTCTCTTCGTAATTTTCGTCCTATTGGTctcagtaattttttcttcaaaatctttactAAGATCTTAGCTACTAGACTGGGGAGGTTTTTCGTAGGTATGGTTTCTCGGAGCATTGGTGCACTTGGATTTCTCATATCTTCAATTCTGCTAGAATCTCTATTCTCTTGA